A region of the Cryptomeria japonica unplaced genomic scaffold, Sugi_1.0 HiC_scaffold_182, whole genome shotgun sequence genome:
TATGCAGcagaagatagaaaatttcaacGATAATGAAAGAATGGTGAGAATACATCTGCGGTAGCAGGTGAGATAGCCATATGCTGCAGCAAGACTTACTCTGACGTATCGAAAAGAGCAACAACTCTGGaagtatattattataatattacaagGATTGGTGATTTAATATACGGAGTGAAGATGAATTAGTCATAAGGTTTGGGCTATATAAAGCTTGTAATGGGCTTGTAACACACATTCATATCCTTCTGAGCTCTTGTACTATCTGCGTTTCTATTATAATGGCTAACCGAATGATTTACTTCACACTGGGACTTTTTCTGTTGATATGTTGTTACAGCGACAGGGTCATGGCAGGGGATTCCGATCCCTTGCAAGATTTCTGCGTTGCAGATGAGGAAAGCAAAGGTGAGTAAAAAACTTTATACATAAACAATGGTAATGATTTGCTTATTAGACGAGTCGAGTTAGtaatagattgatttgattttgcTTTAAACAGTTTTGGTGAACGGGTTCGTTTGCAAAGACCCAATGCAAGTTTCAGCAGACGACTTCTTCTTCCGGGGACTTGGGCAGGCAGGGAACACCGACAATGATGTGGGCTCCAACGTAACGATGGCGAACGTTAAACAGATACCAGGCCTCAATACGTTGGGAATATCGTTGGTCCGCATCGACTACGCAgtgggtggaataaatcctcctcacacacacccaagagccaccgaagttcttgttttactggaaggccagcttcttgtgggtttcattgacaccaacaacaagtttttcagcaaaacgttggagaagggagatgtgtttgtgtttccaaaggcacttgtgcatttccagcagaatgtggggCATGAAAATGCGGTGGCCATATCTGCATTGAGCAGCCAGCTTCCGGGAGTTCAGACAATCGCCAACTCTCTGTTTGCAGCGGATCCTCCTCTCCCAGATTCCGTATTGGCCAAGGCCTTCCGCATCACACAGGAAGTTGTGGATTACATTCAGAAGA
Encoded here:
- the LOC131867733 gene encoding putative germin-like protein 2-1, which translates into the protein MANRMIYFTLGLFLLICCYSDRVMAGDSDPLQDFCVADEESKVLVNGFVCKDPMQVSADDFFFRGLGQAGNTDNDVGSNVTMANVKQIPGLNTLGISLVRIDYAVGGINPPHTHPRATEVLVLLEGQLLVGFIDTNNKFFSKTLEKGDVFVFPKALVHFQQNVGHENAVAISALSSQLPGVQTIANSLFAADPPLPDSVLAKAFRITQEVVDYIQKKFA